One genomic region from Candidatus Caldarchaeum subterraneum encodes:
- a CDS encoding GTP-binding protein: MPTNLPAEAQAKLAKYQEARTVEEKIRALEEALPLIPDHKGTEKMRAQLKTTLAKLRKEAERKKSAKVSRTDLFAFRKEGAATVALLGVANSGKSTIIRFMTNAKAEVSMYELTTTRPIPAMMLYEDVYIQLVELPAVLTSRLETTPFTSRSIAAARGADLILLTLDGMRDLEEQYLRLVELLEDSGITLGAKSFEVEVEKKDSGGIRIVLFGRFHGSLEELKRELQQIGLRNAVVKIYGEADVDSVLEQVLHPTVYKKAMVAVGRSDYASAEGVERLRRLTSQHGLPFLQLTETKPETFRDLAEKIFQNLELVRIYTQKDGVVNRKPVVVKKGTTVKELAQIIHREIAEELKYARVWGRSVKIQGQQVGPSHVLMDGDIVELVV, from the coding sequence ATGCCTACAAACCTGCCCGCCGAGGCTCAGGCGAAGCTGGCCAAGTATCAGGAGGCTCGCACTGTGGAGGAGAAGATAAGGGCCCTCGAGGAGGCTCTGCCTCTCATCCCCGACCACAAAGGAACCGAGAAGATGAGGGCCCAGCTAAAAACAACCCTCGCCAAGCTTCGGAAAGAGGCGGAGAGGAAAAAATCGGCTAAGGTTTCCCGCACAGACCTCTTCGCCTTCAGAAAAGAGGGAGCCGCCACTGTTGCCCTCCTCGGCGTAGCCAACTCGGGGAAATCAACCATAATCAGGTTCATGACAAACGCCAAAGCCGAGGTAAGCATGTACGAGTTGACGACAACTCGTCCAATTCCAGCGATGATGCTCTACGAAGACGTATACATCCAACTCGTTGAACTGCCCGCGGTTCTCACATCAAGACTTGAGACCACACCATTCACGTCCAGAAGCATAGCCGCGGCCCGGGGCGCTGACCTCATACTGTTGACGCTTGACGGCATGAGAGACCTCGAGGAGCAGTATCTCAGACTCGTGGAGCTTCTCGAGGACTCTGGCATAACGCTGGGAGCGAAGAGCTTCGAGGTTGAGGTTGAGAAAAAGGATAGCGGGGGAATCAGGATTGTATTGTTTGGACGTTTTCATGGCTCTCTTGAGGAGCTGAAGAGGGAGCTGCAGCAGATAGGGCTGAGGAACGCTGTTGTCAAGATTTATGGTGAAGCCGATGTGGACAGTGTTTTGGAGCAGGTGCTTCATCCAACTGTCTACAAGAAAGCCATGGTAGCCGTGGGCCGAAGCGACTATGCATCAGCCGAAGGGGTTGAGAGGCTGAGAAGGTTGACCAGTCAGCATGGTCTACCATTTTTACAGCTCACCGAAACCAAGCCCGAAACCTTTAGGGACCTCGCGGAGAAAATCTTCCAAAACCTCGAACTCGTCCGAATATACACCCAGAAAGACGGCGTAGTGAACAGGAAACCCGTCGTCGTGAAGAAGGGAACAACCGTCAAAGAACTTGCCCAAATCATCCACCGCGAAATAGCCGAGGAGCTAAAGTATGCACGCGTCTGGGGCAGGTCGGTCAAGATACAGGGCCAACAGGTTGGGCCCAGCCACGTCCTCATGGACGGCGACATCGTAGAACTCGTGGTTTAA
- a CDS encoding V-type H+-transporting ATPase subunit F, which yields MKVYAVGGATFVNGFILAGAEGVAVNTPEEAFKTIKELMGRPDVGLIIVSEDLSEKFRDELNDLRARKPTPLVYELSPPVGAPRKIDYRKLLRSVLGV from the coding sequence TTGAAGGTATACGCTGTGGGTGGAGCGACCTTCGTGAACGGCTTCATCTTGGCCGGTGCGGAAGGTGTCGCGGTCAACACACCGGAGGAGGCTTTCAAAACCATTAAGGAGCTTATGGGCAGGCCCGATGTCGGCTTGATAATCGTCTCGGAAGACCTTTCAGAAAAATTCAGGGATGAATTGAACGATTTAAGGGCCCGCAAACCAACGCCGCTGGTATACGAGCTCTCGCCACCAGTTGGCGCGCCTCGGAAAATCGACTACCGGAAGCTTCTCCGCAGCGTGCTCGGTGTTTGA
- a CDS encoding V-type H+-transporting ATPase subunit E, with the protein MSVPLSKVINEVLQDALANALRVLEAAENEALEVVNRVEREVLQELAQMEESGKASRQAAVQRILSTAEIQSKNMAIAAVEEEVNKIFESVLEKIAKESGAPEFKKVLTKLLDETVQVMGRDIVVETNEAALPLLREVVADKKYGVKVVVSDKPAPIMAGLRATSLDGSMRYDNSVEARLERLKPILRTEIAKMLMQKE; encoded by the coding sequence TTGTCGGTGCCGCTGTCCAAGGTGATTAACGAGGTTCTGCAAGATGCGTTGGCTAATGCGTTGAGGGTTCTCGAAGCCGCCGAGAACGAGGCTCTCGAGGTTGTTAACCGTGTGGAGAGAGAGGTTTTGCAGGAACTGGCTCAGATGGAGGAGTCAGGCAAAGCCTCGCGCCAAGCCGCTGTCCAGCGGATACTCAGCACAGCTGAAATCCAGTCCAAGAACATGGCTATAGCCGCTGTCGAGGAGGAGGTCAACAAAATATTCGAGTCAGTTCTCGAGAAAATAGCCAAGGAGTCGGGGGCACCCGAGTTTAAAAAAGTGCTGACCAAGTTGTTGGATGAAACCGTGCAGGTCATGGGACGTGACATAGTGGTGGAGACCAACGAGGCCGCTCTCCCGCTGTTGAGAGAGGTTGTTGCTGATAAGAAATATGGTGTAAAAGTTGTTGTTTCCGATAAGCCAGCGCCGATTATGGCTGGGCTCAGAGCAACCTCACTCGACGGCTCCATGAGATACGACAACTCCGTCGAGGCGCGGCTTGAGAGGCTTAAGCCGATTCTCCGGACAGAGATTGCGAAGATGCTGATGCAGAAGGAATAG
- a CDS encoding 5'-nucleotidase SurE has protein sequence MKKILVTNDDGVLKTGLWALHDVLKDLGEVTVVAPESMRSAVGMSITLHKPLRLRKIRVGGKIAYSCSGTPSDCVIMAVRQVYRGKGPDLVVSGINEGNNVSLQSVYGSGTIGAAIRACLMGYPAAAFSLSLPEDRVPSAEWMKTMMTKAAAKAKPIISYMLEHGLPPGVDYLNINFPHELTDSTRYVITRAARNRYKEQVEERIDPRGKPYYWLKGELRSDLEPGTDAYAVFVEKAISITLMKTDTSAAIDVDGSALLDYLKSLRE, from the coding sequence TTGAAGAAAATACTTGTCACCAACGACGACGGTGTTCTGAAGACCGGTCTATGGGCTCTCCACGATGTTTTGAAAGACTTGGGAGAGGTCACAGTTGTCGCTCCAGAGTCGATGAGAAGCGCGGTCGGCATGAGCATTACTCTACACAAACCTCTGCGGCTCAGAAAAATCAGGGTCGGCGGCAAGATTGCATACTCCTGCTCGGGAACTCCGTCAGACTGCGTCATAATGGCTGTTAGACAAGTTTACCGAGGAAAGGGCCCTGACCTAGTGGTCTCTGGAATAAACGAGGGAAACAACGTTTCGCTTCAATCAGTTTACGGCAGCGGAACCATCGGCGCCGCCATAAGGGCTTGTCTCATGGGCTATCCCGCCGCCGCCTTCTCCCTCTCTCTTCCAGAAGACCGTGTCCCATCGGCAGAGTGGATGAAAACCATGATGACAAAGGCAGCGGCCAAGGCAAAACCCATAATAAGCTACATGCTTGAACACGGTCTTCCACCCGGCGTCGACTACCTCAACATCAATTTCCCACACGAGCTAACCGATTCCACACGCTACGTCATAACGAGAGCTGCGAGAAACCGTTACAAAGAGCAGGTTGAAGAGAGGATAGACCCGCGGGGCAAGCCCTACTACTGGCTAAAGGGAGAGCTCCGCAGTGACCTCGAGCCAGGCACAGACGCCTACGCCGTTTTCGTGGAAAAAGCCATCTCAATCACTCTGATGAAAACTGATACATCCGCTGCGATTGATGTCGACGGCTCAGCCCTGCTAGACTACCTGAAGAGTCTGCGAGAATGA
- a CDS encoding transcriptional regulator, AsnC family, translating to MSADIDEIDRKIIEMLREDARRNFTEVGKALGLSEGAVRRRVKNLMDKGVIKGFTVVLSKDYGVKAVTFISVHPSVPTPEVADKLIKLEGVEEVYEITGTRDVMAIITVPSMSALNKVIEEIRNISGVNETNTSIILRQVRKS from the coding sequence ATGTCGGCTGACATCGATGAAATAGATAGAAAGATTATCGAGATGCTGCGGGAGGATGCTCGGAGAAACTTTACTGAGGTGGGTAAGGCGCTCGGGTTGTCGGAAGGGGCTGTGCGGCGAAGAGTGAAGAATCTCATGGACAAAGGCGTCATCAAGGGATTTACCGTGGTCCTGTCCAAGGACTATGGAGTTAAGGCGGTTACTTTCATCAGCGTCCATCCCTCTGTGCCCACTCCCGAGGTCGCCGACAAGCTCATCAAGCTTGAAGGTGTTGAAGAGGTTTACGAGATAACTGGCACACGGGATGTCATGGCCATAATCACGGTCCCCTCGATGTCAGCACTTAACAAGGTCATCGAAGAAATAAGAAACATCTCAGGGGTAAACGAAACAAACACAAGCATCATTCTCAGACAAGTCAGGAAAAGTTAG
- a CDS encoding N-acetyl-gamma-glutamyl-phosphate reductase, protein MAGMVVRVGVVGGSGYTGGELLRILAVHPNVEVTYVTSREYAGKPFTAIHPHLRGFYKGLKFSNVDVEAIVEKCETVFVNTPHGVSSTLTPQFLERGLRVLDLSADFRLRNPTDYEKWYETKHPRPELLDKAVYGLPEIYRETIKNARFVACPGCNSTAALIALVPAVENGIIDLEKIVVDIKVGSSEAGIKPSLGTHHPERANVMRPYEAEGHRHVAEVEQELSLLAGKPVRVALVPHAVGAVRGALATAHVWFSNQDADENMVWKVYASRYAKEPFIRIVHGTPFRYPDPKYVVGSNFADVGFAVEKRIGRAALFAAIDNLMKGAAGQAVQCFNIMHGFDERDGLNYPPLRPA, encoded by the coding sequence TTGGCTGGAATGGTTGTCCGTGTAGGTGTCGTAGGCGGCTCGGGATACACAGGCGGAGAGCTTCTGAGAATTCTCGCCGTCCATCCAAACGTTGAAGTAACCTATGTAACATCCCGCGAATACGCTGGCAAACCCTTCACAGCCATCCACCCCCATCTCCGCGGATTCTACAAAGGGCTCAAGTTCTCCAACGTAGATGTCGAAGCAATTGTGGAGAAATGCGAAACAGTTTTCGTCAACACCCCACATGGAGTATCCTCAACACTCACCCCACAGTTTCTCGAGAGAGGTCTCCGCGTCCTCGACCTCAGCGCCGACTTCCGCCTCAGAAACCCAACGGATTACGAAAAATGGTATGAGACGAAGCATCCGAGGCCCGAGCTCTTGGACAAAGCTGTCTATGGTTTGCCCGAAATATACAGAGAAACCATCAAAAACGCTCGATTCGTCGCTTGCCCAGGCTGCAACTCAACCGCTGCGCTGATTGCTCTTGTCCCCGCCGTTGAGAATGGGATAATTGATTTGGAGAAAATTGTTGTCGACATCAAGGTGGGCAGCAGCGAGGCCGGGATAAAGCCTTCGCTTGGCACTCATCATCCTGAGAGAGCCAACGTAATGAGGCCGTATGAAGCGGAGGGGCATAGACATGTTGCAGAGGTTGAGCAGGAGCTGTCTCTGCTTGCAGGAAAACCAGTCCGGGTTGCTCTTGTTCCACACGCCGTCGGCGCTGTACGTGGAGCACTTGCAACGGCCCACGTATGGTTCTCCAACCAGGATGCAGATGAAAACATGGTTTGGAAGGTTTATGCCAGCCGCTACGCCAAGGAGCCCTTCATAAGGATAGTTCATGGAACACCATTCAGGTATCCTGACCCCAAATATGTTGTGGGGAGTAATTTCGCTGACGTGGGTTTCGCCGTGGAGAAGAGAATAGGGCGCGCGGCTCTTTTCGCTGCTATTGACAACCTGATGAAAGGGGCCGCGGGGCAGGCTGTTCAGTGTTTCAACATCATGCACGGCTTCGATGAGAGAGACGGCTTAAACTATCCGCCTCTACGGCCAGCCTAA
- a CDS encoding acetylglutamate/acetylaminoadipate kinase has translation MIVVKAGGRALESNRQKILESVARHSSDGVVFVHGGGDVVSEFERRLGVEPKIVVSPSGVRSRLTDSAEIEVYTMVMAGKLGKEIAATLNRLGVKAVNLSGVDASIIKAQRKKKIVIVDERGRKRVVDGGYTGTITDVDAELIKHLLGLGLVLVVSPLAIGDEGELLNVDGDSAAAAIASSMRADRLYLLTDVEGLLLDGQLVKSLTAAQALEMLDKIGPGMNRKVMMAARAVQSGVKRAHICSGLVSDPVEAADSGGGTVIVG, from the coding sequence GTGATAGTTGTCAAGGCGGGTGGCAGGGCGCTCGAGTCTAACAGACAAAAAATACTCGAGTCCGTTGCTCGCCATTCTTCTGATGGAGTGGTTTTCGTCCACGGTGGAGGAGATGTTGTTTCGGAGTTTGAGAGGCGGCTTGGTGTTGAGCCGAAGATAGTTGTCTCCCCCTCTGGTGTTAGAAGCAGGCTCACCGACTCGGCTGAAATAGAGGTCTACACCATGGTTATGGCTGGCAAACTGGGTAAGGAGATTGCCGCCACCCTCAACAGACTGGGTGTCAAGGCTGTGAACCTCTCGGGAGTGGACGCCTCCATCATAAAGGCCCAGAGAAAGAAAAAAATCGTGATAGTTGATGAAAGAGGGCGGAAACGGGTTGTCGACGGAGGATACACGGGAACAATAACAGACGTCGACGCTGAGCTCATTAAACATCTGCTCGGGCTCGGGCTTGTGCTTGTTGTCTCACCTCTCGCGATAGGAGACGAGGGCGAGTTACTCAACGTTGACGGTGACTCGGCAGCCGCCGCCATAGCCAGCAGCATGCGCGCAGACAGGCTGTATCTGCTAACGGATGTGGAGGGGTTGTTGCTTGACGGGCAGCTTGTCAAGAGCCTCACAGCGGCGCAGGCCCTTGAGATGTTGGACAAAATAGGGCCGGGTATGAACCGTAAAGTGATGATGGCTGCGAGAGCTGTGCAGTCTGGTGTGAAGAGGGCGCACATATGTTCGGGGCTTGTATCCGACCCGGTTGAGGCGGCTGATTCGGGCGGTGGAACTGTTATCGTCGGTTGA
- a CDS encoding lysine biosynthesis protein LysW, which translates to MPALNCPVCGGSVEVPNDALPGELFECGDCGAQLEYFIDEKNNSSLKVAEEVAEDWGQ; encoded by the coding sequence ATGCCGGCCTTGAACTGTCCGGTTTGCGGAGGCTCCGTGGAAGTGCCTAACGACGCGTTGCCCGGCGAGTTGTTCGAGTGCGGAGACTGCGGCGCCCAGCTCGAATACTTCATAGACGAAAAGAACAACTCCTCACTCAAAGTTGCTGAAGAGGTTGCGGAAGACTGGGGCCAGTAG
- a CDS encoding lysine biosynthesis protein LysX, with product MNIGLSYDVVRFEEKALLQSINNLGHKPLPIHVLAREFWINEVNGLEADFIIQRCVSYNRAAATTAIFERSGHIVVNNTQVLRNSADKLLTSCLLARKNVPTPVTAIAFNRETALNAAKKIGFPVVVKPVSGSWGRNIARAFDEQSLLDILELRENMPNPQMKIHYIQEHVDKPERDIRAFYVWGEVPVAIYRVSKNWKTNTALGGKAQPCPVTDELADLVIKAGDAVGGGVLGVDVLESREKGMLVSEVNGVVEFRNTVLVTGYDLPTKIVEKSVEVLKR from the coding sequence ATGAACATCGGCCTCTCCTACGACGTTGTGCGGTTTGAGGAGAAGGCTTTACTCCAGTCTATAAACAATCTCGGGCATAAACCTCTACCCATACATGTTCTGGCGAGAGAGTTTTGGATAAACGAGGTAAACGGTCTCGAAGCAGATTTCATAATACAGCGCTGCGTCAGCTACAACAGGGCAGCAGCAACCACCGCAATATTTGAGAGAAGCGGCCACATAGTCGTCAACAACACCCAAGTGCTCCGCAACTCAGCCGACAAACTTCTTACATCATGTCTGCTCGCCCGAAAAAATGTCCCCACCCCTGTAACAGCGATTGCGTTTAACAGAGAAACGGCGTTAAATGCTGCGAAAAAGATAGGGTTCCCAGTTGTGGTTAAACCTGTTTCGGGAAGCTGGGGAAGAAACATAGCGAGGGCCTTTGACGAGCAGTCGCTTCTCGACATCCTCGAACTGAGGGAGAACATGCCGAACCCGCAGATGAAGATACACTACATACAGGAGCACGTCGACAAGCCTGAGAGAGACATCAGAGCCTTCTACGTTTGGGGAGAAGTCCCAGTCGCAATCTACAGGGTGAGCAAAAACTGGAAAACCAACACAGCTCTCGGCGGAAAAGCTCAGCCATGTCCCGTGACAGATGAGCTCGCAGACCTCGTCATCAAGGCGGGAGACGCCGTCGGCGGAGGCGTCTTAGGGGTAGATGTTCTCGAGTCACGGGAGAAAGGAATGCTGGTCAGCGAGGTCAACGGAGTCGTTGAGTTCAGAAACACCGTGCTAGTCACCGGATATGATTTGCCGACGAAGATTGTTGAGAAGAGTGTTGAGGTGTTGAAGCGGTGA
- a CDS encoding acetylornithine aminotransferase, whose protein sequence is MTVSLLRFAAPRGLRVARAEGQYVWDTEGRRYLDFYMGYGAAFLGHRHPRVVKALEEQLSRYMTITPAFDTDVLDACLDALGKILPPHLTRVFFLNSGSEAVELALKLSRKLTGRRKVLAFNNGFHGRTMAALSTTWNPKYREGFEPFPFEVVFAPFNDIGAVEEKLSEEFAAVIFEPVQGEGGIIPAKPEFMKAVEKRAREMGVYVVVDEVQSGFGRTGVVWAHERGGIKPDMLTAAKAVAGGFPASLIAVTEDVASKVKDTDHGSTYGGNPLALAAITAATHVLREENIPEQAEVKGAMLAEELAPLLQEHGRVFRGLRQAGLMIGIDMRTTPTQFIKMLQENGLIGFKAGLTVLRFLPPYLITRDDILYAVETIRKTAEEYMRLQSTEKT, encoded by the coding sequence GTGACTGTTTCTCTGCTCAGGTTCGCGGCTCCCCGTGGACTGCGTGTTGCACGCGCTGAGGGACAATATGTGTGGGACACCGAGGGCAGAAGATATCTAGATTTTTACATGGGATATGGTGCGGCTTTTCTCGGACACCGTCATCCACGTGTCGTGAAAGCTTTGGAGGAGCAGCTAAGCCGCTACATGACGATCACCCCCGCATTCGACACTGATGTTCTCGACGCGTGCCTCGACGCCCTTGGGAAAATTCTTCCACCTCATTTAACCCGTGTGTTTTTTCTAAACAGCGGCTCCGAGGCTGTGGAGCTGGCTCTTAAGCTGAGCCGTAAGCTGACTGGCAGGAGGAAAGTCCTTGCTTTCAACAACGGTTTTCACGGCAGAACCATGGCGGCTCTCTCAACGACCTGGAACCCGAAATATCGGGAGGGCTTTGAGCCTTTTCCGTTTGAAGTGGTATTCGCACCTTTCAACGACATCGGGGCTGTTGAGGAGAAGCTGAGCGAGGAGTTTGCGGCCGTCATCTTCGAGCCTGTGCAGGGAGAGGGCGGAATAATCCCCGCTAAACCCGAGTTTATGAAAGCAGTTGAGAAACGGGCCCGGGAAATGGGTGTGTATGTGGTTGTTGACGAGGTTCAGTCAGGGTTTGGGAGAACAGGAGTGGTCTGGGCCCATGAGAGAGGCGGAATCAAGCCGGATATGTTGACGGCGGCGAAGGCGGTGGCAGGCGGCTTTCCCGCCAGCCTTATAGCGGTTACCGAGGATGTGGCCTCGAAGGTGAAGGACACGGACCATGGCTCAACATACGGCGGCAACCCTCTCGCGCTCGCGGCAATAACGGCGGCCACGCATGTTCTCCGCGAGGAAAACATTCCCGAGCAGGCCGAGGTCAAGGGAGCCATGCTCGCCGAAGAGCTAGCACCGCTTCTGCAGGAACATGGCAGAGTTTTCAGAGGACTCAGACAGGCTGGGCTGATGATAGGTATCGACATGCGCACCACACCCACACAATTCATCAAAATGCTTCAGGAAAATGGCTTGATAGGGTTCAAGGCAGGGCTAACCGTTCTCCGGTTTCTCCCACCTTACCTAATCACGAGAGACGACATCCTATACGCTGTTGAGACAATAAGAAAAACAGCGGAGGAGTACATGCGTCTACAGTCGACTGAGAAAACTTGA